Proteins from a genomic interval of Fusarium oxysporum Fo47 chromosome I, complete sequence:
- a CDS encoding Sodium/calcium exchanger protein-domain-containing protein, with protein sequence MDPSRRESSSTGHQLGDSSGNASPSDTRHPLAQAESAVLREAEGLSESFQSTDTVRRRPEGYGSISGPAASGSAQQSKETSQERSSARATQSSRPSRGPERMRSATRLRKPPMPRRPSSNTPYRGGVFSADDDVHEVEADAAERQQSYRRRPQLSTQLSRVQSHTNEDDENDDTNDDNGESTESPAEAQADEEETTPVEGQDDSDSDVSEAESFTLKDRQQAINQTHPFGIRVWKPALYKKDRSIQKFAQADIHSAPGGRVSSWLLAFNLLWTLLFGWWLASFAAIGAIVCLLFSAAPSGREYGRVLWGLAGYLFYPFGKFVRLEKDETYMDEDQDEGRSISEYEQWQSGDLEYGRLFFGPDRNRSIVGRSRRSIDSEPSETESLLGRGRRGEPAELPPRIKRRLFGRGQWNIGRVIFFIFFYCLISPSLLLVSGICWFLVFWIPMGKATFLLFDHLRRHPLALSFETDIRYIREDDGPSSSVLLCTYRAVGTRYWKYTVDGTNIFLINLMVVVVFVIADWIVLEGIFHVEGFITSPAFLFCAGLLSIIPLAYFIGQAVASISAQSSMGVGAAINAFFATVVEVFLYCVALTQGKGQLVEGSIVGSIFAGILFLPGISMCFGAIKRKTQRFNARSAGVTSTMLLFAIVGAFGPTLFYQIYGTHELNCMDCEDYNTGENRDCRRCYFSQAPSLSDRFYLEAVRPYCYMAAAMLFFSYLIGLWFTLRTHAAVIWNAEVEEKRHEEHMHSSSLRTSQVHSHPHTHSQNTAETSSADVRDTQLYKRILGQSLKQSGYTEDLSRQSSTTGQTAPANGSASTPHVVPPKSSGGEQSRSALHVPGLSDADNKILQREVTEIAAAAATIASRERMSRKPSTVPPTHAPGARPSASRQHTHTHAETEGPATEAHQAHGGHDAPNWSRAKSAIILLGATVLYAIIAEILVDTVDVVLESFSIDQKFLGITLFALVPNTTEFLNAISFAMNGNIALSMEIGSAYALQVCLLQIPALVFYSAFWPGVPEGGDPALYTFSLLFPQWDLVTVILCVFLLSYMYGEGKSNYFKGSILMLTYLVVVIGYYFSGYTDDAMGMERFDVMGADGKYQSYKTIGRSTRGMAFPA encoded by the exons ATGGATCCCTCGAGACGGGAGAGCTCGTCGACTGGGCATCAACTTGGCGACTCGTCTGGCAATGCATCTCCATCGGATACGCGTCATCCGCTTGCCCAGGCCGAATCTGCCGTCCTTCGCGAAGCAGAGGGCTTGTCAGAGAGCTTCCAGTCCACTGACACTGTGCGGCGGAGACCAGAGGGTTATG GCTCGATAAGCGGTCCAGCTGCTTCAGGTTCAGCTCAACAATCAAAAGAGACATCTCAAGAGCGCAGCTCGGCTCGCGCCACCCAATCTTCGCGTCCTTCGAGAGGCCCCGAGAGAATGCGATCCGCCACTCGACTACGAAAGCCACCAATGCCTCGACGCCCATCTTCGAACACGCCTTATCGCGGCGGTGTTTTCTCAGCCGATGACGATGTACACGAGGTAGAAGCCGATGCCGCCGAACGTCAACAATCATATCGTCGTAGACCTCAGCTCTCGACCCAACTCTCTCGAGTTCAATCGCACACGAATGAAGACGATGAAAATGACGACACCAACGACGATAATGGCGAATCGACCGAGAGCCCTGCTGAAGCACAAgcggatgaagaagagactACTCCAGTCGAGGGCCAGGACGACTCAGATAGCGACGTCAGTGAAGCCGAGAGCTTCACCCTCAAGGACAGACAGCAGGCCATCAACCAGACTCACCCTTTCGGTATCCGTGTATGGAAGCCAGCATTGTACAAGAAGGATCGTTCAATTCAGAAGTTTGCACAAGCAGATATTCATTCTGCGCCTGGCGGAAGGGTGAGCAGCTGGCTTCTCGCTTTCAATTTGCTCTGGACCCTCCTATTTGGTTGGTGGTTGGCCTCGTTTGCAGCTATTGGCGCCATCGTATGCCTGCTCTTTTCTGCTGCTCCTAGTGGGAGAGAGTATGGAAGAGTTCTATGGGGTCTCGCAGGATACCTGTTCTACCCCTTTGGCAAGTTTGTCCGTCTGGAAAAGGACGAGACCTACATGGACGAGGACCAAGATGAAGGACGCAGCATTTCTGAATACGAGCAATGGCAAAGCGGAGACCTCGAGTACGGCCGATTGTTCTTTGGACCCGATCGTAATCGCTCGATTGTCGGACGCTCGAGAAGAAGTATCGATTCTGAGCCCAGCGAGACGGAGAGCTTGCTTGGACGTGGACGACGCGGTGAACCCGCGGAGCTCCCTCCCCGAATCAAGAGACGGCTTTTTGGACGTGGCCAATGGAATATTGGCCGtgtcatcttcttcatcttcttctacTGTCTCATTTCGCCTTCGCTCCTCCTTGTATCCGGTATCTGTTGGTTCTTGGTTTTCTGGATTCCCATGGGCAAGGCTACATTCTTGCTGTTTGACCACCTTCGACGACATCCCCTGGCTTTGTCTTTTGAGACCGATATTAGATATATTCGTGAAGACGATGGCCCGAGCTCTTCAGTCCTCCTCTGCACATACCGTGCTGTAGGAACTCGATACTGGAAGTACACTGTTGATGGTACCAatatcttcctcatcaacctcatggTTGTCGTCGTCTTTGTTATCGCCGATTGGATTGTCCTTGAGGGCATCTTCCATGTTGAAGGATTCATTACATCTCCggccttcctcttctgtgCTGGACTCCTTTCTATCATCCCTCTGGCTTACTTCATCGGGCAAGCTGTTGCATCTATCTCAGCTCAGTCTTCGATGGGTGTGGGTGCTGCCATCAACGCTTTCTTCGCAACTGTTGTCGAAGTGTTCCTCTACTGTGTTGCCCTTACTCAAGGTAAGGGACAGCTCGTCGAGGGAAGTATTGTGGGAAGTATTTTCGCAGGTATCCTTTTCTTGCCAGGTATTTCCATGTGCTTCGGTGCTATCAAGCGAAAGACGCAGCGCTTCAACGCCAGGTCTGCGGGTGTGACCTCGACAATGTTGCTGTTCGCTATTGTTGGCGCCTTTGGCCCTACTCTGTTTTATCAGATTTACGGAACCCACGAGCTCAACTGCATGGACTGTGAGGACTACAACACCGGCGAAAACAGAGACTGTCGACGCTGCTACTTTAGCCAAGCTCCTTCACTTAGTGACAGGTTCTACTTGGAGGCTGTTCGTCCTTACTGTTACATGGCAGCAGCCATGTTGTTCTTCTCATACTTGATTGGTCTATGGTTCACTCTCCGAACTCACGCTGCTGTCATTTGGAATGccgaggttgaggagaagcgacACGAAGAGCATATGCATTCGTCCAGTCTTCGAACTTCTCAAGTTCACAGCCATCCTCATACTCACTCTCAAAACACCGCTGAGACCAGTAGTGCTGATGTTCGCGATACTCAACTTTACAAGCGTATCCTGGGCCAGTCCCTTAAGCAGTCTGGTTACACAGAAGACCTCTCTCGCCAGAGCTCTACAACCGGACAGACCGCCCCTGCTAATGGCTCAGCTTCGACTCCCCATGTTGTACCTCCTAAATCCAGCGGCGGTGAGCAGTCTCGCTCTGCTCTTCATGTTCCTGGTCTAAGCGATGCCGACAATAAGATCCTCCAACGTGAGGTGACTGAGATTGCTGCCGCGGCTGCGACGATTGCATCACGCGAACGCATGTCGCGAAAGCCATCAACTGTGCCCCCCACTCATGCTCCGGGCGCTCGTCCTTCAGCGAGCCGTCAACACACCCACACGCATGCCGAGACTGAGGGCCCTGCTACCGAAGCTCACCAAGCACATGGCGGTCATGATGCGCCCAACTGGAGTCGTGCCAAGAGTgccatcatccttctcggAGCAACCGTTTTGTATGCCATTATCGCTGAAATTCTGGTTGATACTGTGGATGTTGTTTTGGAAAGCTTCTCGATTGACCAAAAGTTCCTTGGTATTACCTTGTTCGCCCTTGTTCCCAACACTACTGAGTTTTTG AACGCCATCTCCTTCGCTATGAACGGAAACATCGCCCTTTCCATGGAGATTGGTTCGGCTTACGCTCTGCAAGTGTGTTTGCTCCAGATCCCCGCGCTCGTCTTCTACTCGGCCTTCTGGCCAGGTGTCCCCGAGGGTGGTGACCCGGCGTTGTATACTTTCTCGCTTCTCTTCCCCCAGTGGGATCTAGTCACGGTCATTCTGTGCGTGTTCTTGTTGAGCTACATGTACGGTGAAGGAAAGAGTAACTACTTCAAGGGTAGCATTCTTATGTTGACCTACTTGGTTGTCGTCATTGGCTATTACTTCAGTGGATATACGGATGATGCTATGGGCATGGAGCGATTCGATGTCATGGGAGCTGATGGTAAATACCAGAGCTACAAGACGATCGGTAGATCAACGAGGGGCATGGCATTCCCAGCATGA
- a CDS encoding pectin lyase fold/virulence factor yields the protein MPSLFQTLFAVAAALPSVLGALPTRAEGFGSSTTGGGNAGAVYPKTAAELVSYLGDSSARVIYLDRTINFIGTEGTASETGCAPWGTGSKCQTAINQNNWCGNYQPNAPKVNVKYDKAGILGIKVGSNKSLIGVGSKGVIRGKGLRIVGSKNVIIQNVHITELNPQYVWGGDAITLDNTDNVWIDHVTTSLIGRQHIVLGNNACNRVTISNSKIDGTTSWSASCNNYHYWGLYFAGSNDLVTFKNNYVYRVSGRGPKVSGNTLLHAVNNFFHDVPDHAFEIDSGSVLAEGNIFQNVKYPVDSKGYQGQLFGVPTSGSACAASLGRNCQLNGFGSSGTLGGTNTGFLSNFKGKTIASASDYNSAKSVMTSAGFGMA from the coding sequence ATGCCTTCTCTCTTCCAGACCCTCTTCGCGGTCGCCGCCGCTCTCCCTTCCGTCCTCGGCGCTCTTCCCACCCGCGCCGAAGGTTTCGGTTCCTCCACCACAGGAGGAGGCAACGCTGGAGCCGTCTACCCCAAGACCGCCGCTGAGCTCGTCTCCTACCTCGGCGACTCCTCCGCCCGAGTTATCTACCTCGACCGCACCATCAACTTTATCGGCACCGAGGGTACCGCTAGCGAGACTGGTTGTGCTCCCTGGGGAACCGGATCCAAGTGCCAGACTGCCATCAATCAGAACAACTGGTGTGGCAACTACCAGCCCAACGCCCCCAAGGTCAACGTCAAGTATGACAAGGCCGGCATTCTGGGTATCAAGGTTGGCTCCAACAAGTCCTTGATCGGCGTTGGCTCCAAGGGAGTCATCCGCGGTAAGGGTCTCCGAATCGTTGGTTCCAAGAACGTCATCATCCAGAATGTTCACATCACTGAGCTTAACCCTCAATACGTCTGGGGTGGTGATGCCATTACCCTCGACAACACTGACAACGTCTGGATCGACCATGTTACCACTTCTCTCATCGGTCGTCAGCACATTGTCCTCGGAAACAACGCCTGCAACCGTgtcaccatctccaacagcaAGATTGATGGTACCACCAGctggtctgctagctgcAACAACTACCACTACTGGGGTCTCTACTTCGCCGGCTCCAACGATCTCGTCACCTTCAAGAACAACTACGTCTACCGAGTTTCCGGCCGTGGCCCCAAGGTCTCCGGCAACACTCTCCTCCACGCCgtcaacaacttcttccaCGATGTCCCTGACCACGCTTTCGAGATCGACTCTGGCTCTGTCCTCGCTGAGGGTAACATCTTCCAGAACGTCAAGTACCCCGTTGACTCCAAGGGTTACCAGGGCCAACTCTTTGGTGTTCCTACCTCTGGCTCTGCTTGTGCCGCTTCTCTTGGCCGCAACTGTCAGCTCAACGGCTTCGGCAGCTCTGGTACTCTCGGTGGCACCAACACTGGCTTCCTCAGCAACTTCAAGGGCAAGACCATTGCTAGTGCTTCTGACTACAACAGCGCCAAGAGCGTCATGACCTCCGCTGGCTTCGGCATGGCCTAA